A stretch of Cygnus olor isolate bCygOlo1 chromosome 16, bCygOlo1.pri.v2, whole genome shotgun sequence DNA encodes these proteins:
- the DPM1 gene encoding dolichol-phosphate mannosyltransferase subunit 1 — protein MAAALSEAWPGRGGSSAGKAAAVTPADPSSASPPLSRARTSASRSRRPRSSRSRRSISAPSRTASSPPAMLDKMAAWGRFRFRPVASGRRRLAGRAGCGQRRDMAAGAGKVSVLLPTYEERHNLPLVVWLLVRTFQESGNNFEIIIIDDGSPDGTQEVAKQLEKIYGSDKILLRPREKKLGLGTAYIHGMKYATGDFIVIMDADLSHHPKFIPEFIRKQKEGNFDIVSGTRYKGNGGVHGWDLKRKLISRGANFITQVLLRPGASDLTGSFRLYRKEVLQKLMEKCVSKGYVFQMEMIVRARQLGYTIGEVPISFVDRVYGESKLGGNEIVSFLKGLLTLFATT, from the exons ATGGCGGCGGCGCTCAGCGAGGCCTGGCcgggcaggggagggagctCGGCGGGGAAAGCGGCGGCGGTAACACCAGCGGACCCCTCCTCAGCGTCCCCACCGCTCTCCCGTGCCAGGACGTCGGCCAGCCGCTCCCGCAGGCCCCGCAGCTCCCGCTCCCGCCGCTCGATCTCGGCGCCCAGCCGCACGGCCTCCTCTCCGCCCGCCATGCTGGACAAAATGGCGGCCTGGGGCCGCTTCCGCTTCCGGCCGGTCGCTTCCGGCCGGCGCCGATTGGCCGGGCGGGCCGGCTGCGGGCAGCGCCGCGACatggcggcgggggccgggaaGGTGTCGGTGCTGCTGCCCACGTACGAGGAGCGCCACAACCTGCCGCTCGTCGTCTGGCTGCTCGTGCGCACCTTCCAGGAGAG CGGAAACAACTTTGAAATTATCATCATTGATGATGGAAGCCCGGACGGGACGCAGGAAGTTGCTAAACAACTGGAAAAGATATATGGGTCAGATAAAATA CTTTTAAGACCCAGAGAAAAGAAGTTGGGCCTTG GCACTGCATACATTCATGGGATGAAGTACGCCACTGGggattttattgttattatggATGCTGACCTCTCTCACCAT cCAAAATTTATTCCAGAGTTTATCAG aaagcagaaagaaggcaATTTTGATATTGTGTCTGGTACAAGATATAAAGGAAATGGAGGAGTACATGGCTgggatttgaaaagaaagttaatCAG TCGTGGAGCCAATTTTATAACTCAGGTTTTGCTGAGGCCGGGTGCATCAGACTTAACAGGGAGTTTCAG GTTATACAGAAAAGAAGTCTTACAGAAACtaatggaaaaatgtgtttctaaagGATATGTCTTCCAGATGGAAATGATTGTTCGGGCCAGACAGCTAGGATATACTATTGGAGAG GTTCCTATTTCATTTGTGGACCGTGTCTATGGAGAATCTAAACTGGGAGGCAATGAAATAGTCTCCTTCTTAAAGGGACTCTTGACCTTGTTTGCTACAACATGA